In Phragmites australis chromosome 24, lpPhrAust1.1, whole genome shotgun sequence, the following are encoded in one genomic region:
- the LOC133907578 gene encoding peroxidase N-like → MDHSYCRLLLVCSVLIVCLSNLGARCQLTDDFYDNTCPQLYSIVQQHVFAAMRAEMRMGASLLRLHFHDCFVNGCDGSILLDGANGEKFALPNKNSVRGFDVIDAIKADLERVCPEVVSCADIVALAAGYGVLFSGGPYYDVLLGRRDGLVANQSGANNGLPSPFEPINSIIQKFNAVGLNTTDVVVLSGAHTIGRARCALFSNRLSNFSRTNSVDPTLDATLAVSLQSLCAGGGGNQTTALDTSSADVFDNHYYQNLLVEKGLLSSDQGLFSSPDGVASTKALVQTYSDDGEQFFCDFVSSMLKMGNISPLTGSAGQIRKNCRVAN, encoded by the exons ATGGACCACTCTTACTGCCGGTTGCTGCTTGTATGTTCAGTTCTTATTGTATGCCTCAGTAACCTGGGTGCAAGGTGTCAGCTAACCGACGATTTCTACGACAACACGTGCCCTCAGTTGTATAGCATTGTGCAGCAGCATGTGTTCGCCGCCATGAGAGCAGAGATGAGGATGGGCGCCTCCCTCCTAAGGCTTCACTTCCATGACTGCTTTGTCAAT GGGTGTGATGGTTCAATCCTTTTGGACGGCGCCAATGGCGAGAAGTTTGCGCTCCCCAACAAGAACTCAGTCAGAGGGTTTGATGTCATCGATGCGATAAAGGCCGATCTCGAGAGAGTTTGCCCTGAGGTGGTGTCCTGCGCTGACATTGTAGCCCTTGCAGCGGGCTACGGAGTACTCTTT AGTGGAGGACCTTACTATGATGTTCTTCTGGGGAGAAGGGACGGGTTGGTGGCGAATCAGTCCGGAGCTAACAATGGCTTGCCTTCACCATTCGAACCTATCAACTCCATCATTCAGAAGTTCAACGCCGTTGGTCTGAACACGACCGATGTGGTGGTCTTATCAG GAGCCCACACGATCGGGCGAGCCCGGTGCGCGCTGTTTAGCAACCGTCTGTCCAACTTCTCGCGCACGAATTCAGTCGACCCGACGCTGGACGCCACCCTTGCCGTCAGCCTCCAGAGCCTCTGCGCCGGCGGGGGCGGTAACCAGACCACCGCACTCGACACCAGCTCCGCCGACGTGTTTGACAACCACTACTACCAGAACCTCCTTGTCGAGAAGGGACTCCTGTCCTCCGACCAGGGCCTCTTCTCCAGCCCCGACGGCGTCGCCAGCACCAAGGCGCTGGTGCAGACTTACAGCGACGACGGCGAGCAGTTCTTCTGCGATTTCGTCTCGTCCATGCTCAAGATGGGGAACATCAGCCCGCTCACGGGATCGGCCGGGCAGATTCGCAAGAACTGTAGGGTTGCTAACTGA